GGTCCTCGATCGGCGTGGTCACCCCGTACCGCTCGTCGAGGTCGACCAGGGCCTCGTTCGCGAAGGTGGCGAACTGGTCGTCGCCGAGCCGGTCGATCTGCGCCTCGAGTTCGGCCCGGACGACGTCGTAGTTGAGTCCAGCCTGCACGAGCATATTCATATCCTCGATGTCGTCGTCGCGGCCTGCGATCAGTTTGAACAGGAAGATATCCTCGTTGTTGACTAGGCGGACCGTCAGTCGATCCGTGTCGAGGAACTGCTCGCTGCGCTCTTGCATCCCGTCGGTGAGCACGAGTTTGTTCGCGACCTGCTGGTTGAAGATATCGAGGCGACACCCATCGTCGTTCTCGACGCAACTCGTCGCCCCCAGCGCCCGATAATCTGGATCCAGCGACTGGACCTCCGCATACCCGAGGTCCATCAGGACGGCCCACAGCTGGCCGTACGCGTCGCCATCTGGGACGACCAGGTCGATATCTTTCGTCGCCCCCTTGAGGTCTCGTAACGACATCGCGCCACCACCGATCAGGTAGACCGTGAGCGGTTCAGATAGCCCGTCCCCGATGCGCTGGAATTCGTTCTCGATGTACTCGCGTCCGAATGTGGG
The window above is part of the Halosimplex rubrum genome. Proteins encoded here:
- a CDS encoding DUF6036 family nucleotidyltransferase, which codes for MRPTFGREYIENEFQRIGDGLSEPLTVYLIGGGAMSLRDLKGATKDIDLVVPDGDAYGQLWAVLMDLGYAEVQSLDPDYRALGATSCVENDDGCRLDIFNQQVANKLVLTDGMQERSEQFLDTDRLTVRLVNNEDIFLFKLIAGRDDDIEDMNMLVQAGLNYDVVRAELEAQIDRLGDDQFATFANEALVDLDERYGVTTPIEDRVQELTTRYYRGLEVLQILDEPKTVDELAADLELDTAEVVERVTYLEEFDRVSRDGETVRPAE